A region from the Sandaracinus amylolyticus genome encodes:
- a CDS encoding glycoside hydrolase family 65 protein yields the protein MIDRSAFEIAPWAIVERSLRLDRLATSESVFALSNGHIGLRGNLDEGEPHREPGSYLNGFFEALPLPYAEPGYGYPEEGQTLLNVTNGKLVRLLVDDEPFDVRYGTLERHKRVLDLRDGVLRRDVMWTSPAGQAVRVRSTRLVSFVQRAIAAVCYEVEAIGAPARIVVQSSVVANEPTIVHGEDDPRSAAALRGALVCEYHTARDSEVAMGHRARVSGLRMAAALDHVIDGPEGTVSSAESETDLARVTVSTELAPGRTLRVVKLLAYGWSAERSMPALRDQVDAALSAARRTGWDGLLAAQRAYLDTVWEHADVEIDGDPELQQAMRFAIFQIVQAAARAENRAIPAKGLTGRGYDGHTFWDMDTYTLPVLTYTTPDAARDALRWRHSTLPLARARAAQLHLRGACFPWRTIRGEECSGYWPAGTAAFHVNADIADAVRRYVSATGDTAFERDVGVEMLVETARLWASLGHHDAEGGFRIDGVTGPDEYTALCDNNTFTNLMAARNLRSAASAAERHPERAAALGVDGEEIAKWREAAGAIVVPFDTELGVTAQCDGFTRFRRWRFEDTPPDAYPLLLHFPYYLLYSSQVVKQADLVLALFLCGEEMTLEQKRRDFEHYEAITVRDSTLSASIQGVVAAEVGHLELAYEYFRETALVDLRDIAGNTADGLHLAALSGAWLVAVAGFGGMRDQGDVLAFAPRLVAPMTRLAFHLLMRGRCIRVDITPHDARYELRSGDPIELEHHGERFTLEHDASRLMPCPVREQVPTVAPPAGREPFRRGAGADAHRRVGRG from the coding sequence GTGATCGATCGCAGCGCGTTCGAGATCGCGCCCTGGGCGATCGTCGAGCGATCGCTGCGGCTCGATCGGCTCGCGACGAGCGAGTCCGTGTTCGCGCTCTCGAACGGGCACATCGGCCTCCGCGGCAACCTCGACGAGGGCGAGCCGCACCGCGAGCCCGGCTCGTACCTCAACGGCTTCTTCGAGGCGCTCCCCCTGCCCTACGCGGAGCCGGGCTACGGCTATCCCGAAGAGGGCCAGACGCTGCTCAACGTGACCAACGGCAAGCTCGTGCGGCTGCTGGTCGACGACGAGCCCTTCGACGTGCGCTACGGCACCCTCGAGCGCCACAAGCGCGTGCTCGACCTGCGCGACGGCGTGCTGCGCCGCGACGTGATGTGGACCTCGCCCGCGGGCCAGGCGGTGCGCGTGCGCTCGACGCGCCTCGTCTCGTTCGTGCAGCGCGCGATCGCGGCGGTCTGCTACGAGGTCGAGGCCATCGGCGCGCCCGCGCGCATCGTCGTGCAGTCCTCGGTCGTCGCGAACGAGCCGACGATCGTGCACGGCGAGGACGATCCGCGCTCGGCCGCCGCGCTCCGCGGCGCGCTCGTGTGCGAGTACCACACGGCGCGCGACAGCGAGGTCGCGATGGGCCACCGCGCGCGGGTGAGCGGGCTGCGCATGGCGGCCGCGCTCGATCACGTGATCGACGGTCCCGAGGGCACGGTGTCGAGCGCGGAGAGCGAGACCGATCTCGCGCGCGTGACGGTGAGCACGGAGCTCGCGCCCGGCCGGACGCTGCGCGTCGTGAAGCTGCTCGCGTACGGCTGGTCCGCGGAGCGCTCGATGCCCGCGCTGCGCGATCAGGTCGATGCCGCGCTCTCCGCGGCGCGGCGCACCGGATGGGACGGCTTGCTCGCCGCGCAGCGCGCGTACCTCGACACGGTGTGGGAGCACGCGGACGTCGAGATCGACGGAGACCCCGAGCTCCAGCAGGCGATGCGCTTCGCGATCTTCCAGATCGTGCAGGCCGCGGCGCGCGCGGAGAACCGTGCGATCCCCGCGAAGGGCCTCACCGGCCGCGGCTACGACGGGCACACCTTCTGGGACATGGACACGTACACGCTGCCGGTGCTCACGTACACGACGCCCGACGCAGCGCGCGACGCGCTCCGCTGGCGTCACTCGACGCTTCCGCTCGCGCGCGCACGCGCCGCGCAGCTGCACCTTCGCGGCGCGTGCTTCCCGTGGCGCACGATCCGCGGCGAGGAGTGCTCCGGCTACTGGCCCGCGGGCACCGCCGCGTTCCACGTGAACGCCGACATCGCCGACGCGGTGCGCCGCTACGTGAGCGCGACCGGCGACACCGCGTTCGAGCGCGACGTCGGCGTCGAGATGCTGGTCGAGACCGCGCGCCTGTGGGCCTCGCTCGGGCACCACGACGCCGAGGGCGGCTTCCGCATCGACGGCGTGACCGGGCCCGACGAGTACACCGCGCTCTGCGACAACAACACGTTCACGAACCTCATGGCCGCGCGCAACCTCCGCAGCGCCGCGAGCGCCGCCGAGCGACACCCCGAGCGCGCCGCCGCGCTCGGCGTCGACGGCGAAGAGATCGCGAAGTGGCGCGAGGCCGCGGGCGCGATCGTCGTCCCGTTCGACACCGAGCTCGGCGTCACGGCGCAGTGCGACGGCTTCACGCGCTTCCGCCGATGGCGCTTCGAGGACACGCCGCCCGACGCGTACCCGCTGCTGCTCCACTTCCCGTACTACCTGCTCTACTCGAGCCAGGTCGTGAAGCAGGCCGACCTCGTGCTCGCGCTCTTCCTCTGCGGCGAGGAGATGACGCTCGAGCAGAAGCGGCGCGACTTCGAGCACTACGAGGCGATCACGGTGCGCGACTCGACGCTCTCCGCGTCGATCCAGGGCGTGGTCGCCGCGGAGGTCGGTCACCTCGAGCTCGCGTACGAGTACTTCCGCGAGACCGCGCTCGTCGATCTGCGCGACATCGCGGGCAACACCGCGGACGGGCTGCACCTCGCGGCGCTCTCGGGCGCGTGGCTCGTCGCGGTCGCGGGCTTCGGCGGGATGCGCGATCAGGGTGACGTGCTCGCGTTCGCGCCGCGGCTGGTCGCGCCGATGACGCGCCTCGCGTTCCACCTCCTGATGCGCGGTCGCTGCATCCGCGTGGACATCACGCCTCACGACGCGCGCTACGAGCTGCGCAGCGGCGATCCGATCGAGCTCGAGCACCACGGCGAGCGCTTCACGCTGGAGCACGACGCGTCGCGGCTCATGCCGTGCCCGGTGCGCGAGCAGGTCCCGACCGTCGCACCGCCCGCGGGGCGCGAGCCGTTCCGTCGCGGCGCCGGTGCCGATGCGCACCGGCGCGTGGGGCGCGGATGA
- a CDS encoding trypsin-like peptidase domain-containing protein, translating to MTVRRWRRQGLLGIALSLGACASADDRPLDAAVPLDATSVLDATVLDATTVLDATTVLDAGATGCDTTTELLDLEAQLASGPETCRSWADAVRGRVAVNGFGSSVLWSARGEPRLGVVVGAMHVLGPGWFGGEPGTDVAERLAAPSDDESGIMRIRVRTASGAIDRTFVSPQWVTYRPSIPAAQHEDVTTILPRHDLFVGLVDGHRAQDDLVAPLAPTFADRSALAIHDPRGLVDDERSFVDATPGGLVMLIGYPQAGPEGGAFSIGRVLDDEGARAAIEWLADQGDEEGEIAYEPEVEAIVEGHAVAGMSGGGAFDRDGRLVGVLVRASDPEAERQYVRVVRMRYVAESVARARAALDASARAAIDPLLPPLE from the coding sequence GTGACCGTGAGACGATGGCGGAGGCAGGGGCTGCTCGGGATCGCGCTCTCGCTCGGCGCGTGCGCGAGCGCGGACGATCGACCGCTCGACGCGGCGGTGCCGCTCGATGCGACGTCCGTGCTCGACGCGACGGTGCTCGACGCGACGACGGTGCTCGACGCGACGACGGTGCTCGACGCGGGCGCGACGGGCTGCGACACGACGACCGAGCTGCTCGATCTCGAGGCGCAGCTCGCGAGCGGGCCCGAGACGTGCCGCAGCTGGGCCGACGCGGTGCGCGGCCGCGTCGCCGTGAACGGCTTCGGGAGCTCGGTGCTCTGGTCGGCGCGCGGCGAGCCGCGCCTGGGGGTGGTCGTCGGCGCGATGCATGTGCTCGGGCCCGGGTGGTTCGGCGGAGAGCCGGGCACCGACGTGGCCGAGCGCCTCGCGGCGCCGAGCGACGACGAGTCCGGCATCATGCGGATCCGGGTGCGCACCGCGAGCGGCGCGATCGACCGCACGTTCGTCTCGCCGCAGTGGGTCACCTATCGCCCATCGATTCCCGCGGCGCAGCACGAGGACGTCACGACGATCCTCCCGCGTCACGATCTCTTCGTCGGGCTGGTCGACGGCCATCGCGCGCAGGACGATCTCGTCGCGCCGCTCGCGCCGACGTTCGCCGACCGCAGCGCGCTCGCGATCCACGATCCACGCGGGCTCGTGGACGACGAGCGCTCGTTCGTCGACGCGACGCCGGGCGGGCTCGTGATGTTGATCGGCTATCCACAGGCGGGCCCGGAGGGCGGCGCGTTCTCGATCGGGCGCGTGCTCGACGACGAGGGCGCGCGCGCCGCGATCGAGTGGCTCGCCGATCAGGGCGACGAAGAGGGCGAGATCGCGTACGAGCCCGAGGTCGAGGCGATCGTCGAAGGGCACGCGGTCGCGGGCATGAGCGGCGGCGGTGCGTTCGATCGCGACGGGCGGCTCGTCGGCGTGCTCGTGCGCGCGAGCGATCCCGAGGCCGAGCGGCAGTACGTACGCGTCGTGCGCATGCGCTACGTCGCCGAGTCGGTCGCTCGCGCGCGCGCCGCGCTCGACGCATCGGCGCGCGCTGCGATCGATCCGCTGCTGCCTCCGCTCGAGTGA
- a CDS encoding DUF1552 domain-containing protein codes for MLLPMFQQKTLRRRAFVGAVGFGAIALPFLRLLNGAGAQDGAPPKRLLVVFSPNGTWPDEWRPEGGETDFRFKRILAPLEPYRERVLVLAGVSMLSTDRGPGDGHQKGMGHVLTGVPLLPGDVVGGCDSCPPVSWASDLSVDQAIANQIGGSTRFRSLELGAMSPEYANVWTRMSYRAANEPLPPEASPWRAFERLFGDASIDPDAARRRLALRQSVLDHNLADYERLSARLAAPDRQRLALHLETIRDIERRISAPGALGAECRIPELGTAIDHRRAENFPEIVRLQTDLMCMAFACGLTNVGSIQWTNSVGNIPFPHLGVTENHHDLSHEGDSNTDAVEKLVRINTWYAEQYAYVLERLASTPEGEGSMLDHTVVLWVNELGKGNSHTLRNIPFVLAGNVANDDGTPHFRTGRYLQFDGDETPHNDLLVSLCQAFGVETDVFGDRDFCNGPLRGLT; via the coding sequence ATGCTGCTCCCGATGTTCCAGCAGAAGACGCTGCGCCGCCGCGCGTTCGTGGGCGCGGTCGGGTTCGGCGCGATCGCCCTGCCCTTCTTGCGGCTGCTGAACGGCGCCGGTGCGCAGGACGGAGCGCCGCCGAAGCGCTTGCTCGTCGTGTTCTCGCCGAACGGCACCTGGCCCGACGAGTGGCGGCCCGAGGGCGGCGAGACCGACTTCCGCTTCAAGCGCATCCTCGCGCCGCTCGAGCCGTATCGCGAGCGCGTGCTGGTGCTCGCTGGCGTGTCGATGCTCTCGACCGATCGCGGGCCGGGCGACGGACACCAGAAGGGCATGGGCCACGTGCTCACGGGCGTGCCGCTGCTCCCGGGCGACGTCGTGGGCGGCTGCGACTCGTGCCCGCCGGTGAGCTGGGCCAGCGATCTCTCGGTGGATCAAGCGATCGCGAACCAGATCGGAGGCTCGACGCGCTTCCGCTCGCTCGAGCTCGGCGCGATGAGCCCCGAGTACGCGAACGTCTGGACGCGCATGAGCTATCGCGCGGCGAACGAGCCGCTGCCGCCCGAGGCGAGCCCGTGGCGCGCGTTCGAGCGCTTGTTCGGCGACGCGTCGATCGATCCCGACGCGGCGCGCCGTCGCCTCGCGCTGCGGCAGAGCGTGCTCGATCACAACCTCGCGGACTACGAGCGGCTGAGCGCGCGGCTCGCGGCGCCCGATCGCCAGCGCCTCGCGCTGCACCTCGAGACGATCCGCGACATCGAGCGCCGGATCAGCGCGCCCGGCGCGCTCGGCGCGGAGTGCCGCATCCCCGAGCTGGGCACCGCGATCGATCATCGACGCGCCGAGAATTTCCCGGAGATCGTGCGGCTGCAGACCGACCTCATGTGCATGGCGTTCGCGTGCGGGCTCACGAACGTCGGCTCGATCCAGTGGACCAACTCGGTCGGCAACATCCCGTTCCCGCACCTCGGCGTGACCGAGAACCACCACGATCTCTCGCACGAGGGCGACAGCAACACCGACGCGGTCGAGAAGCTCGTGCGCATCAACACCTGGTACGCGGAGCAGTACGCGTACGTGCTCGAGCGCCTCGCGAGCACGCCCGAGGGCGAGGGCTCGATGCTCGATCACACCGTCGTGCTCTGGGTGAACGAGCTCGGGAAGGGCAACAGCCACACGCTGCGCAACATCCCGTTCGTGCTCGCGGGCAACGTCGCGAACGACGACGGCACGCCGCACTTCCGCACCGGTCGCTATCTGCAGTTCGACGGCGACGAGACGCCGCACAACGATCTGCTGGTCTCGCTGTGCCAGGCGTTCGGCGTCGAGACCGACGTGTTCGGCGATCGCGACTTCTGCAACGGACCGCTCCGCGGGCTCACGTGA